GTTAACGGAACATTGGCGGCCAGCGTCGGGGTCTGGGGTGCACTGATGTCATAGATGCTTACCCCCGATTCTTTATGTGCCACATACAGGTAGGGCCGGTCTTTGGTGTCATGGGTCATCGTAACCATAAGGTGACCGCAATCGCTTGGAATGTCAGCCTCCAACTGCAGGTTCATCTGGTCACAGCTCTGCGCAGGGCATAATGCAGGTGCTACTGCTAAACACAGGATGGTTAGATGGATGGGCGTTCTCATGTTAGATGTTGGACAAAAGACATTAGAGGTTAGAAAATGGATTTTAGAAATTAGACACTAGACAAAGGAAAATAAACATTAGGAAAAAGACATTGTGCAATGATAGATCCCTCACTGCGCTTCGGGATGACAAGACCGTTGTGTCTAACGTGGAAAAAAATAATAGCACGCGATTGACATATTGATGATTTAAATAACCCAATCGCGTGCTTTTATCTTTTCGTTGACCTCTTAATCCTGTCATCCCGAAGCGCAGCGAGGGATCTGTATAGTATATAATATTATCCATACGTTTCGGATTGATATTCTTTATTGGTCAAAGCGGTCAATGTTCTAATCTCTAATGTCTTTTATCTAATTTCTAAAATCCATTGGCAGAATAGAATTTTCTACTGTCTAATGACATTCTCCTGCCAACTGCCTACTACCTACCTTCAACCCAACAACCATCGCCCCGACAATCACCCCCAGATTGCCAACACCCAGCAATCCCCAGTTGTCCAGCGTCATCGACAAGCTCTTGCCCCACAGGTCGGTGATATTGCCGCCATAAAGAAGGAAGATGACCGCGAACAGCACCGTAAGGCGGGTATTTCTTTTGTGAAAGAGATATAGGACCAGTAGGGTGATCAAAGGGATGGAAAACAGGAAGTGTTCTGTGTCGGTAATGAGGATATTGGGCACCAGGGCGACGCCGGCGAAGTAGTGGACGAGAAGGTCTGAGGGCGATGGCGTTTTTCCTTTTGTCGTCCACCAAAATGTAACGAATAATAGTATCAGTGCTCCGCCCAGCATGTAGAAGGAAAATGAAAGGGGCAGCGTGATGCCCGTGTATTGATGCAAAAGCGATGAGATGGTATGGTTGCTGGCCAGGTATCCTGAGTGCGCACCCATGGCCCGGACCCAGTCGGTAAATAATTCCTTGCCTTTCGTGATCCCGGTTGCCAATATGAATATCCCTGCCAGTCCGCCCATGGTCACCAAAGTACCCAACACCACTTTGAATTTCCGGTGAAGAACCAGGGGTAACAAAACCAGTATGAAATAGGGTTTGGTAAGGATGGCTATCGCAAGGAGGATGCCGGCTAACCAGGGTTTTTCTTTTAAGGTAAAGTATAAGCCAAGCGTAAGAAATAGCATCAGGAATATATTGGTATTGCCCAGATGCAGCTCCCTTACGAGGTGCACAATCACGCAGGCCAGGATGGCGAACAATACGCCCTGACTGTATGTCTCAGCCCGGAAGATGCGTTTGTTTGTTAGCCTCACCAATAAAAGGATGAGGGCGATGATGCTCATGGCAATCATCAGAAAATCCAGCACACTTGCGATCGGGTAGGGAAGAAGGGCGAAAGGGATAAAGAAGATGAGGGTGACCGGGGAGTATTTGTAATAGCCGGTATCAAGTCCGAAGGGTATCCCATAGACCTGCTTGCCGTTGATGAGTGCATCAGCTGCAGCGTACATCACCTTAAAGTCATAAAGCCAGAAACGCCCGTTGACGTTCTCCATGACCAGCATCAGCACGAACAGGGCAAGGG
This region of Flavobacteriales bacterium genomic DNA includes:
- a CDS encoding DUF2029 domain-containing protein encodes the protein MRHTIISVIRKDRTFIISALALFVLMLVMENVNGRFWLYDFKVMYAAADALINGKQVYGIPFGLDTGYYKYSPVTLIFFIPFALLPYPIASVLDFLMIAMSIIALILLLVRLTNKRIFRAETYSQGVLFAILACVIVHLVRELHLGNTNIFLMLFLTLGLYFTLKEKPWLAGILLAIAILTKPYFILVLLPLVLHRKFKVVLGTLVTMGGLAGIFILATGITKGKELFTDWVRAMGAHSGYLASNHTISSLLHQYTGITLPLSFSFYMLGGALILLFVTFWWTTKGKTPSPSDLLVHYFAGVALVPNILITDTEHFLFSIPLITLLVLYLFHKRNTRLTVLFAVIFLLYGGNITDLWGKSLSMTLDNWGLLGVGNLGVIVGAMVVGLKVGSRQLAGECH